A section of the Balearica regulorum gibbericeps isolate bBalReg1 chromosome W, bBalReg1.pri, whole genome shotgun sequence genome encodes:
- the LOC142599318 gene encoding uncharacterized protein LOC142599318 translates to MVPQGNDITIRCRLITESRIEPINSYENGSHGPILCKDQNLDCWLNLTTVQYSRKVICGKNNTKYWGELKIDVIIPTTQPIVALNPKIFEIGPYVIRNTGLQQMLFNPAWSLKQVELSMQNNVSDIQPACSPFLKTSYEGWTTWLQKRTLTTKRTRRDLTGVLGTGLGVLNSIDSEVIMNKLAASISDLARLQQPLRSSLLALGTNQWLLSSILPTWERINVRDHELITDALGVIQNNLSLALSCIQAQLWMQSVAASIIREGEEGTLPTEIRKIIWDSATDFEKELQSWWSLVNFTYDPVTNTATTFVLTISNATKYSIYPIIALGINHNGTILYPSEHRVWARKMNEKWQTVNLESCIVREQQGFVCEGNAIEAQDICLDTEQNICHFEVHPNENPETILVYIGKGCVCLRTVCDFLYVDEIVVEIRNNSNFCICNFTKIDGCDFSYSTPVTSHQLLQSNYMLIHELLPIPIGMNLTLVKQLLRHKDLIEILEKIKENGQKTLITVHHNVKEIHRVFERVQRDAELKWWDTLFGWSPTATGILNKLCHPIVILLTLVLIIGCDGMSIVTSDPIP, encoded by the exons ATGGTACCACAAGGGAATGACATCACAATAAGATGCAGATTAATCACTGAATCTCGCATTGAACctataaacagttatgaaaatggatCACATGGccctattttgtgtaaagatcaaaatttagactgttgGTTAAATTTGACTACTGTACAATACTCCCGTAAAGTGAtctgtggtaaaaataacaccaaatactggggagaacttaaaatagacGTTATAATACCTACTACCCAACCAATTGTTGCGCTTAACccgaaaatctttgaaattggaccatacgtgatcagaaatacaggcttgcaacaaatgttgtttaaccCGGCATGGTCTCTCAAACAAGTTGAattgtcaatgcaaaacaatgtttcagatattcaaccagcttgttcacctttcttaaaaaccTCATATGAGGGGTGGACAACCTGGCTACAAAAACGAACTCTTACTACGAAAAGAACACGGAGAGACTTGACCggtgttttgggaacaggattgggagttttaaatagcattgattcagaagtaataatgaacaaattggCGGCCTCAATTAGTGATTTGGCTAGATTACAACAACCTTTACGATCCTCTTTACTGGCTTTAGGAACTAACCAGTGGCTGTTGTCAAGTATATtacccacatgggaaagaataaatgtaagggaccaCGAGTTAATTACAGACGCACTTGgggtgatccaaaataacctctccttggctctcagtTGCATTCAGGCTCAATTATGGATGCAGTCGGTGGCTGCctcaattataagagaaggcgaagaaggcactctccctactgaaattaggaaaataatttgggacagtgctactgattttgagaaagaactccagtcctggtggagcctggtaaactttacttatgatcccgttacaaacacagctacaacttttgtgCTCACTATATCTAATGCTACCAAATACTCAATTTACCCCATCATTGCATTAGGGATAAACCATAACGGAACTATACTCTATCCTTCCGAGCATAGAGTATGGGCccgaaagatgaatgaaaaatggcaaactgttaatTTGGAATCTTGCATCGTGCGGgaacaacaaggatttgtctgtgaaggtaATGCAATTGAGGCACAAGATATTTGTTTggacactgaacaaaatatttgccattttgaggttcatCCTAACGAAAACCCTGAAACCATACTTGTATATATCGGCAAGGGCTGTGTATGCTTGagaactgtttgtgattttttgtaTGTAGATGAGATAGTGGTAGAGAttagaaataattcaaatttttgtatttgtaattttactaagattgatggatgtgacttttcttattcGACCCCGGTCACATCGCACCAACTTTTGCAGTCTAACTACATGTTGATTCATGAATTATTACCTATCCCCATTGGAATGAATCTCACTTTAGTAAAACAGTTATTACGACACAAAgatttgattgaaattctggaaaaaattaaggaaaatgggcagaaaaccctaataactgttcatcacaatgtgaaagaaatacatcgagtttttgaaagagtgcagagagatgcagaacttaaatggtgggacacaCTTTTTGGATGGTCGCCTACTGCTACAGGCATCCTAAACAAGTTATGTCACCCCATCGTGATTCttttaacattggttttgatca ttggatgTGATGGCATGAGCATTGTCACTTCGGACCCCATCCCCTGa